The following are encoded together in the Ovis canadensis isolate MfBH-ARS-UI-01 breed Bighorn chromosome 2, ARS-UI_OviCan_v2, whole genome shotgun sequence genome:
- the ZDBF2 gene encoding DBF4-type zinc finger-containing protein 2 — protein MQNRSGYCGFCCVFYNNLEQHLSSDYHRSLITQKRQRMGAASLMKRFLQDVLQHHPCHYQESRSVQNERPHMTTVSPSEVVPNDDFSPEIKTEDVAGVREEISTKASEPVEKLYSRPQGYMHSVSDRPSVIQKLEKGQQHPLEFIHKIGSSMKEFNPVGIGHSTNNRQSVICSSVISNAPVSCLPESSDERPVTTDTTTGLSLGVHLDLVNKCDPNKADKYLKQLNKGSRNPMLLSHPETSSVPYQKSKELNRKSLCTNSDKLTLQEDVNSQTKALSTGFKVHEFVGTENSLKLESLSKFAVNPVVNLSKTNIGIFEGDIPKHHEKFFPNMDHNQEGKHLVFNKSAFLEQKIAVSSEMKFAGGSLQSASDHCEEAEPDLWKGEQTDQEDKNCESRDSEVSFDGSSSFYPLMDQSKVTAEEIKLSKEVHTDLQYKNNTSYISEISSDCDDSLQLTTSRTQVKEESVQKVMRIRLVDESYESSDSEMNFDCDASLQSTDDCRQQPEKEVNLPKGVLVGLVDMNYGCSSSEISADSVSSLQSMPGQFPVTVTETELQKKVQISLVDKNYGSSCSETSFDCDVSLQSVFDHPHMAVSERNLEDRPVSLKDRNYKPRSAKAYLDCDVSLETVSDGPQKDVENINLRKEKNGLGDMNCEFHGPEIKFHLIKTDPQLVPAQSQVAVKDVNAQKVAPDLENKSVKSSIFDLSFDSHPIGACGEVNLKALNVDMEVKSSGCSSFESTFDSDSSFMSVSEYPELDVEEISKKHVNLEDESFESISLERTFYSDSPLHPVVDQSQVTVYEEDPVDLENKISESCVSEITFDSDVPLHSGTYQPEVVVKETFIQKEVRTHLGEKDDAPTGSEISLASYIPFHSVIKQPEEAVKNLNPQKEEWVHLENKENESSDSEIFDYDIFRSMTGHSEYPIKERNLQKGENIHLENKDNLKVSETSLDTDIPVQSVTHEPELIVKELGLQKEKHAKLKGQSAEYSGSEISLDSDYSMTEPQITVKEKSAQKEEHVVLENKSDKYSSSEIILDSDVPLQPMNDQPQLALLKGKHVHLEDTNNESSDGKIDFDSADPLQPLTEQFQEVVEETNVQKEEDMSLKNKVDEPNDCKLIHNSDVSLPAVPSQPKVAVKLINLKNENHVYLKDKNRQDSGFAMSLISDLMDQSVVDHPQITILEQKHTELEDKHNQSCGSEINFNSDDPLQSVANQLRQSVKEISPWRDEVDMEDKRDEPKHFEIESDSDVCVQSVAGQTEVVKEVNLLKEHVDLEDKVVKPSDSKINFVSDEAFQSVANEVQEAVTEMNLPREGPVCLSAKSYGPNDSEIIFASNTPLQSVVEPHHDLEEQQANLEDKSNDPCGPKINFVSEYPLQSVTDQLQRKAVKKIGLWEEGHIYLEDKRYKLGDFEVSYDSDVDFVAGHSAVAVKEINLQEEDQNNLENKNCELSVSEIKCDSGVHLQLGVAQPQVVCKEINLQMEKYLGMQEVSEPRDSEMMCDSDVPLQIVINEESDRETDKMLFVDLTASDNDCEVISDSDVPFQPVIDSPQRTVKEISCINAESFDLDENCDSCDSDLRYVCEASPQSVTNHSKKVFKVVKQKQDYIILEETSCEPYVSELSFQIDSSHQSMTYQSQKYEKKRAKYSDPKDKSCQYSGPKRNFEREETSQPVTQQQQKVDKGVSLWKDVENIGLKDKNCESGVSATDCNASPGLVIHQMPDQENLLKLKHTDLESMSYEPCGSGVNFQRDPSLQSVNDWPQEAVNKINLFTKMSFDQRKINDNNSHSDSVPMIDSIRNLAKAKEVIEDDLHELLPEDLPPVPPSFVGKTQSQIMKEDDVQMSALVKEFKKDRFYCYFVSDCEMRKMKKKNLNEEKKMTWTDLNQDTTSIQVLSDCDGNAGGISDIDDFSVALDKPNHYPSTGRNHEQTWQVASQGQAIKVSHRTQTSLTSQPGTKRRLSGQEKDSPVRKCLLLQNNGKTREKVKKNEFPESCISVLKPLQGNTLIYILSSNIKLKKGESNSFSKRRHCSRNNWDINIQYKFNQSSFNCYDPLKKKIVIDPPLNIEVPGSDRNTVEIHVSPLNSNAEDNDPFVQSSASVPFMTVPVRHELNSRQEASESSVFPEKSKIFSSSEISKESNFQSTFSSRDVAKTSSKSFRKKFLKSKSKNQTKKVSTNNKPDSPKKDCRSVIPQQNIRIASEKRSIWIQSKLSDIIKKYIPKYSVFLRHKYQPRSTFVRTHIKKKKPNVSRLKRAKKPANMLSNSSVLSAGAEEQSRAIAGSSKQRVQTSSSVARSRMA, from the exons ATGCAGAACAGATCAGGATATTGCGGTTTTTGTTgtgtattctataataacctggAGCAG CATCTATCCAGTGACTATCACAGATCCTTGATCACACAGAAAAGACAACGGATGGGTGCTGCTAGTTTGATGAAACGTTTCTTGCAGGATGTACTGCAGCACCACCCATGTCATTATCAAGAAAGCAG ATCAGTGCAAAATGAGAGACCTCATATGACTACTGTGTCACCTTCAGAAGTGGTTCCTAATGATGATTTTAGTCCTGAAATAAAGACTGAGGATGTTGCTGGAGTCAGAGAAGAGATATCTACCAAGGCATCTGAACCCGTTGAAAAGTTGTATTCTAGGCCTCAGGGATATATGCATAGTGTTTCAGATAGACCATCAGTTATTCAAAAACTGGAGAAAGGACAACAGCATCCCTTGGAGTTCATTCATAAAATTGGGAGCAGTATGAAAGAGTTTAATCCAGTTGGTATTGGTCACAGTACAAATAATAGACAAAGTGtaatatgttcatcagtgatttcTAATGCTCCTGTTAGTTGTTTACCTGAAAGTTCTGATGAAAGACcagttacaactgacaccactACTGGTTTATCACTTGGAGTCCATTTGGATTTAGTTAACAAATGTGACCCAAACAAAGCTGACAAGTACCTTAAACAGCTAAACAAGGGCTCTAGAAACCCTATGCTACTGTCCCATCCAGAAACTTCTTCAGTTCCATATCAGAAATCTAAAGAGTTAAACAGAAAGTCTTTATGTACAAATTCAGATAAGTTGACCTTACAGGAAGATGTAAATTCTCAGACTAAAGCATTGTCAACTGGCTTTAAAGTCCATGAATTTGTGGGTACTGAAAACTCTTTAAAATTGGAATCTCTTTCTAAATTTGCAGTAAATCCAGTAGTCAACCTGAGTAAAACTAATATAGGAATCTTTGAAGGTGACATTCCAAAGCACCATGAGAAATTCTTTCCTAATATGGATCATAACCAAGAAGGAAAGCATTTGGTTTTTAACAAGTCAGCCTTTTTGGAACAGAAGATCGCAGTGAGTTCTGAAATGAAGTTTGCTGGTGGCTCTCTTCAGTCAGCATCTGATCACTGTGAAGAGGCTGAACCAGACCTTTGGAAGGGGGAGCAAACTGACCAAGAAGATAAGAACTGTGAATCAAGAGATTCTGAAGTAAGTTTTGATGGCAGTTCCTCTTTTTATCCACTGATGGACCAATCCAAAGTGACTGCTGAAGAAATAAAGCTTTCAAAGGAAGTACATACTGATTTGCAATATAAGAATAATACATCTTATATTTCTGAAATAAGCTCTGATTGTGATGACTCCCTTCAGTTGACTACCAGCAGAActcaagtgaaagaggaaagtgttcAGAAGGTAATGCGTATTAGGCTGGTTGATGAAAGCTATGAATCCAGTGATTCTGAGATGAATTTTGATTGTGATGCCTCACTTCAGTCAACTGATGACTGCCGCCAACAGCCTGAGAAAGAAGTGAACCTTCCTAAGGGGGTGCTCGTTGGCTTGGTTGATATGAACTATGGATGTAGTAGCTCTGAAATAAGCGCTGATTCTGTTTCCTCGCTTCAGTCAATGCCTGGCCAATTCCCAGTGACTGTCACAGAAACAGAACTTCAGAAGAAGGTTCAGATCAGCTTGGTTGATAAGAACTATGGATCGAGTTGTTCTGAAACAAGTTTTGATTGTGATGTTTCCCTTCAGTCAGTCTTCGACCATCCTCACATGGCTGTCAGTGAAAGAAACCTGGAGGATAGGCCCGTCTCTCTAAAAGATAGGAATTATAAACCCAGGAGTGCTAAAGCATATCTTGATTGTGATGTCTCTCTTGAGACCGTGTCTGATGGACCTCAGAAGGATGTTGAAAATATTAATCTTCGGAAAGAAAAGAATGGCCTTGGGgatatgaactgtgaatttcatGGTCCTGAGATAAAGTTTCATCTGATAAAAACAGATCCTCAGTTAGTGCCTGCTCAATCCCAAGTAGCAGTTAAAGATGTAAATGCTCAGAAAGTAGCTCCTGACCTGGAGAACAAGAGTGTTAAGTCTAGCATTTTTGATCTCAGTTTTGATTCTCACCCTATAGGTGCTTGTGGTGAAGTAAATCTGAAAGCATTAAATGTTGACATGGAAGTTAAGAGCTCTGGATGCTCCAGTTTTGAGTCCACTTTTGACTCTGATTCTTCTTTTATGTCGGTTTCTGAGTATCCTGAGCTGGATGTTGAAGAAATAAGTAAGAAGCATGTTAACCTGGAAGATGAGAGCTTTGAATCAATTAGTTTGGAAAGAACTTTTTATTCTGATAGTCCTCTTCACCCAGTAGTTGACCAATCTCAAGTAACTGTTTATGAGGAGGATCCTGTTGATCTGGAAAATAAGATTAGTGAATCTTGTGTTTCTGAAATAACTTTTGATTCTGATGTGCCTCTTCATTCAGGGACTTATCAGCCTGAAGTAGTGGTTAAAGAAACATTCATTCAGAAAGAAGTGCGTACTCACTTAGGAGAGAAAGATGATGCACCCACCGGTTCTGAAATAAGTTTGGCTTCTTATATCCCTTTTCACTCAGTGATTAAGCAGCCAGAAGAAGCTGTTAAAAACCTAAATCCTCAAAAAGAAGAGTGGGTACActtagaaaataaggaaaatgaatcTAGTGATTCTGAAATTTTTGATTATGATATTTTTCGTTCAATGACTGGACATTCTGAATATCCtattaaagaaagaaaccttCAGAAAGGGGAGAATATACACTTAGAAAATAAGGATAAT TTAAAAGTTTCTGAAACAAGTTTGGATACTGATATCCCTGTTCAGTCAGTGACTCACGAACCGGAACTGATTGTGAAAGAACTAGGGcttcaaaaagaaaagcatgcTAAGTTAAAAGGTCAAAGTGCTGAATATAGTGGTTCTGAAATAAGTTTAGATTCTGATTATTCAATGACCGAACCTCAAATAACTGTTAAAGAAAAAAGTGCTCAGAAAGAAGAACATGTTGTTCTAGAGAACAAGAGTGATAAATATAGTAGTTCTGAAATAATTTTGGACTCTGATGTCCCTCTTCAGCCAATGAA TGACCAACCTCAACTAGCCCTTTTGAAGGGAAAACATGTTCATTTGGAAGATACAAACAATGAATCTAGTGATGGTAAAATAGATTTTGATTCTGCTGACCCTCTTCAGCCATTGACTGAACAATTTCAGGAAGTGGTTGAAGAAACAAATGTGCAGAAAGAAGAGGATATGAGCCTGAAGAATAAGGTTGATGAACCTAATGATTGTAAATTAATACATAATTCTGATGTTTCCCTTCCAGCTGTGCCCAGTCAACCTAAAGTGGCTGTTAAACTAATAAACCTCAAGAATGAAAATCATGTGTACTTAAAAGATAAGAACAGGCAAGATAGTGGTTTTGCGATGAGTTTGATTTCTGATCTCATGGATCAGTCAGTAGTTGATCATCCTCAGATAACTATTTTGGAGCAAAAGCATACTGAACTAGAAGATAAGCACAATCAATCTTGTGgttctgaaataaactttaattCTGATGACCCCCTTCAATCAGTGGCCAACCAGCTTAGACAAAGTGTTAAAGAAATAAGCCCTTGGAGGGATGAAGTTGACATGGAAGATAAGAGAGATGAACCTAAGCATTTTGAAATTGAATCTGACTCTGATGTCTGTGTTCAGTCAGTGGCTGGCCAAACTGAAGTTGTTAAGGAGGTAAACCTTCTGAAGGAGCATGTTGACTTGGAAGATAAGGTTGTCAAACCTAGTGattcaaaaataaactttgtttCTGATGAAGCCTTTCAATCTGTGGCTAATGAAGTTCAAGAGGCTGTTACAGAAATGAATCTTCCGAGGGAGGGACCTGTTTGTCTGAGTGCTAAGAGCTATGGACCTAATGATTCTGAAATCATTTTTGCTTCAAATACCCCTCTCCAATCAGTGGTTGAGCCACACCACGATTTGGAAGAGCAACAAGCCAATTTGGAAGATAAAAGCAATGATCCTTGTGGTCCTAAGATAAATTTTGTTTCTGAATATCCTCTTCAGTCAGTGACTGACCAGCTTCAAagaaaagctgttaaaaaaatagGTCTTTGGGAGGAAGGCCATATTTACCTGGAAgataagagatacaaactagGTGATTTTGAAGTAAGTTATGATTCTGATGTTGACTTTGTAGCTGGTCATTCTGCTGTGGCTGTCAAAGAAATAAACTTGCAAGAGGAGGATCAGAATAACCTAGAAAATAAGAACTGTGAACTTAGtgtttctgaaataaaatgtgaTTCTGGTGTTCATCTTCAGTTAGGAGTTGCCCAACCTCAGGTGGTTTGCAAAGAAATAAACCTTCAGATGGAAAAGTACCTTGGCATGCAAGAGGTTAGTGAACCTAGGGATTCTGAAATGATGTGTGATTCTGATGTTCCTCTTCAAATAGTGATaaatgaagagtcagacagagaaacagataAGATGCTGTTTGTGGACCTGACAGCAAGTGATAATGACTGTGAAGTGATTTCAGATTCTGATGTCCCTTTTCAGCCAGTGATTGATTCACCTCAAAGGACTGTCAAAGAAATCAGCTGTATAAATGCGGAAAGTTTTGACCTAGATGAGAACTGTGACTCTTGTGATTCTGACCTAAGATATGTTTGTGAAGCCTCTCCTCAATCAGTGACAAATCATTCCAAAAAGGTCTTCAAAGTAGTAAAGCAGAAGCAAGACTATATTATTCTGGAAGAGACAAGCTGTGAGCCTTATGTTTCTGAACTGAGTTTTCAAATTGATTCCTCTCATCAGTCCATGACTTACCAGTcgcaaaaatatgaaaaaaaaagggcaaaataTAGTGACCCCAAAGATAAGAGCTGTCAATATAGTGGTCCTAAAAGAAACTTTGAACGAGAGGAGACTTCTCAGCCAGTAACTCAGCAACAGCAGAAGGTTGACAAAGGAGTCAGCCTTTGGAAAGATGTAGAAAATATTGGCCTAAAAGATAAGAACTGTGAATCTGGTGTTTCCGCAACGGATTGTAATGCATCTCCTGGATTGGTGATCCATCAAATGCCTGATCAAGAAAACCTTTTGAAGTTAAAACATACTGATCTAGAAAGTATGAGCTATGAACCTTGTGGTTCTGGGGTGAATTTTCAACGTGATCCTTCTCTCCAGTCTGTCAATGACTGGCCTCAAGAAGCTGTTAATAAGATCAACCTATTTACGAAGATGTCTTTTGACCAGAGAAAAATAAACGATAATAATTCCCATTCAGACTCTGTTCCCATGATTGATTCTATAAGGAACTTGGCAAAAGCAAAGGAGGTCATAGAAGATGATCTTCATGAACTACTTCCTGAAGACTTGCCTCCCGTCCCTCCTTCATTTGTGGGGAAAACGCAGTCTCAGATAATGAAAGAAGATGATGTGCAAATGAGTGCTCTTGTGAAGGAATTCAAGAAAGATCGTTTCTACTGTTACTTTGTTAGCGACTgtgagatgagaaaaatgaaaaaaaaaaatttgaatgaagaaaaaaagatgacCTGGACTGACCTCAATCAGGATACCACATCAATTCAAGTTCTGTCAGATTGTGATGGTAATGCGGGTGGCATTTCAGATATTGATGACTTTTCAGTGGCTTTAGATAAACCTAACCATTATCCTTCAACAGGAAGGAATCATGAACAAACATGGCAAGTTGCCTCTCAAGGCCAGGCTATAAAAGTTAGCCATAGAACTCAAACCAGTCTCACAAGTCAGCCAGGGACAAAAAGAAGACTTAGTGGACAAGAGAAAGACTCTCCAGTAAGGAAGTGTTTACTTTTACAAAACAACgggaaaacaagagagaaagttaaaaaaaatgaatttcctgAATCATGTATTAGTGTTTTGAAGCCTTTGCAAGGAAATACCttaatttatattctttcttcaAATATTAAGTTGAAGAAAGGTGAATCCAACAGCTTCTCTAAAAGGAGGCATTGTAGTAGAAATAATTGGGATATTAACATACAGTACAAATTTAACCAGAGTTCCTTTAATTGTTATGAcccattgaaaaagaaaattgtaattGATCCTCCTCTGAACATAGAAGTACCAGGGTCTGACAGGAATACTGTTGAAATACATGTTAGCCCCTTAAATTCTAATGCAGAAGATAATGATCCTTTTGTACAAAGCTCTGCTTCAGTACCTTTTATGACAGTGCCAGTAAGACATGAACTAAACTCACGGCAGGAGGCCAGTGAATCTTCTGTGTTTCCAGAAAAATCCAAGATTTTTAGTTCTAGTGAAATTTCAAAGGAAAGTAATTTCCAGTCAACTTTTTCAAGTCGTGATGTTGCCAAAACTTCATCAAAATCATTTagaaaaaagtttttgaaaagtaaaagcaaaaatcagacaaagaagGTATCAACAAATAATAAGCCAGATTCTCCCAAAAAAGATTGTAGATCAGTTATTCCCCAGCAAAATATCAGAATTGCTTCAGAAAAACGGTCGATTTGGATTCAGAGCAAACTAAGTGatataattaaaaagtatattccAAAATACTCTGTTTTTTTGCGTCACAAATATCAGCCCAGGAGCACTTTTGTTAGGACccatattaagaagaaaaaacctAATGTGAGTAGGTTAAAGAGGGCGAAGAAACCAGCTAATATGCTCTCAAACTCCTCAGTTCTGTCAGCAGGAGCTGAAGAGCAGTCACGAGCTATAGCAGGCTCTTCTAAGCAACGTGTGCAGACGTCTTCCAGCGTTGCACGAA